ACACCAAGCTGTTGTAATGTTTATCTGATTTCAGATCAGTTCTGaatgatctgtgtgtgtgtgtgtgtgtgtgtgagctcctCAACACGATAAAACTTTGTCTTGCTCATAGATATTTATTAGATAATTAGGCTACATTCACATTACATACTGAAGTGGTCcaaatgtgaatttattttgcCTCCAAAGCCACATTTACGCTGCATGTCATGTTTCCTGTTTACATCTACTTTTACAAGTGACCGATGTCCGATACCTGTGTTTACACTTGAAACAACCCGCATGCATAAACGAGGGTTTGGTTACCGAAAGGGAAGTAAAcaatttgttcttgtttttttagcGGACGGTAGTTGTGCCAGCCGTGCACGTGAAAATAACGTTATACGtcattaaaatgccaaaaaggaTAAGATGGTCGCATTTTCAATGACGTGTGAATCGCAGTGACGGGGAATATCCGATCTGTCCGTTTAGATGACAGTCGCATCGGCAGATATCCGATTACTATCAGATTTATTTCCACATATCATTAAGGCCCGAAATGGATCTGAGAACATCTGATTCCATgtgcttttttcctgtttacacGTTCATAATACATATCTGATCTGTGCCACAtgcgaggaaaaaaaaaaaaaatcggaaTTGGGTCACTTGTACCAGGCAACGTAAATGCGGCCTAAGTGActcagatctgatgtttttcatatcagatctgatgtttttcatatcagatctgGGCCATATGTGGTTCCAGATCTGATTCATTCTGATCTCtggctgtgtgaccactgacaGCAGTCGTATATCGACTGTCGTCATCATTCAGCAGAACCACTTATAGTTATAACTAAACTGCTAAAACGTAAAagttatttctttcttttttggcaGTTACCAAAAAAGCTTCAGGTGCATTTCCACCACCGTCTGgactggaggggggggggggctgacaCTGACTAACATCTGGATAtgagacacactggatgtgacaGAGTGTAAACGGGGTCTGAGTTCTTACTTTGGAGTGATGGGTGAGGCAGCGTTGCGGTTGGTGTAGTTGACCAGAGCGTTGAAGGACTGATTCACCCACTGCCAGAACACCACAGCAGGAACTGTCCTAGAAAACAGACAGTTATGAAACCTCTAAAAGCTTCCTCTGTGAAAATGTAGGATGTGGTCGAATGCAGCTCGTCCGGTTTGCTCTCGGGTACCTGTAGAACTGCAGCATGAAGCCGGTGATGGCCATGCCTCCGGGGACCTGGAAGGACATTCGGCCGATGATGTTCATGCGGTCTCCGGTGTCCGGGTGGAAGGCCGAGTCGTACAGCTTCTTAGCATAGTGGAGCTGCTCCTCTGTGGTGCCGGGGGGAACGGATCCTGCCCTACAAAGCACCAAAAGACGTTAGCAGACATTTTTTCCACCGTCGACTACCTGCGGAAACATTCTTGTAaagcctgtttttctttttttgggggctcatttttcttgttgaaACTTGCAGGTGACAGTTAAAATGCAGACACCAGGGCACGAGCCAGACTATAAAGGGAAAATCCACCCGAAAGCAGATCTCTTATACAGCACAGTTCAAGCTTTATACTTCTGTCTGAGATAGTACATTTGATTCGTTCTCATTTAaacataatatatttataaatttgTATAAATGAAGTCAGTCAACAAGTCAGCATTTATGGACCACACCTGAAAAAAGGTGTCAGATACTTGGGATGAAGAAATTCAGATACTGACTCTAATGTACAGAATTATTGCAATAGCATGACCTTAATTTTTGCTGAAaggctgatttaaaaaaaggttcaaGATTCGCCACAATTAcagtccgtgtgtgtgtgtcagagtccATTTCCTTACCTGCAGCTTTCTACTAAAGCTTTGGCCTCATCCAGACGTGAGTCAGGCAAGATCGCCGTTCGACAGTCTGTGATGTTGAAGAAGTGTTTCAGTCGGCCCATAAACGTGGACTGATCCCATTGTGGTGCGTCGATGTCGAATGAACTCAAAGCCATCGTGGTTGTTAAACAGCAGTCccaaattaattcattaaaaagtCTCAACAGCAGCTTATTTACGCTCCAAAAGGCttctcagcagctgcagtcgAAATCTGAAGAAAAGGGAGAAGAATAGTACGATTAGCTGCGTGTGATGTTAAAGATATAGAaatgataaaacagaaaaatacatctGACTGTTGTCCTGACTGTTCCAGCTACAACTAAAACATTAACTGTTTCATAGTTTCTTGTCAGTTTTACACAAACAGTCCCACCTGGTTCATGTTTGGTTACCTGTCTGTCAAACCAGCCAGACCTAGTCTGAGCTGATGCAACACTGACAGAGTTTTAGCTCAGTGGGTCAGAGAGGCCCAAACTGCTTTACCTTTGAACTCTCATTCCCACAGACTCGCTCAGAGgtttgtgtccatgtgtgtgtgtgttagtgtgcaCACAAACCTCGTCTACCAAAAACTTTAGTGTGGACTTTAGTTTATTTGACTTTATAAGACAATAAAGATACAAGAGAGTCCTCTATGTAAAAAGATTAAAGACACATGAGTCCAGGCGACTGGATATGACTTCATATTACCAGCAAACCAATACAATAGATACTAATgttgaaacaattaatcaataaatcaattgacagaaaatcaatagtcaactattttgatagtcaattaattgtttatgtAATTGTTTAAGCAAAAAACtcctggttccagcttttcaaatgtaaatatttgctgcttttctctgtttttgttttctattaaGACTATTACTATACAATCcaactactactattactatactattactacCACTATTACTAATTACTACTATACTATTAAGTGGAAAAACATGACATCTGAAGACGTAAGCTTGGGAAGTTGTGATGGACTTTTCTTTCTaccattttctggcattttatagacgaAACAATTAATCGACagaataagaaaagaaaataatcattagttgtagcgCTAAAAAATACCTAAATTATCATCATTAAAATCAAgtcaaacagcaaaaaataaactataaatattAAAGTTGTAACTAGAATGATTAGTTTACACTGGCAACCATTTGACGTACATTTCAAAATTATGATGGTTACATTCACTTTATTATGTGCAAAGGTAATTTATTTGCACTTCTGGCAGAGgtatatgaaatatttttttaaaaattgtgaaaaaatggCATTCATCATGGTGCCAtggtgatgttttcagtttgcttgttttgtctgaataaagtctaaaatgttaagatgttcatatatgacaaagaaaaacagcaaatcttttCATTTGAGAAGTCGAAACCataaaatatttggcatttttgctttaaaaatgactgaaacaatgaatcaattatgagaatagttgcagattaattttctgatgatggactaatcgttgcagctttagcCTCCAAATGTAcccacagagctgctgtttgcTAACGTTACGTGTGCCCTTGAGTTTAAACCCAACACAATCCTGAACAAACACTAACTCCCTTTAAATACTCGAGGGCCAAACTTCCACTAGAAATCATTGACCACCTCCTGGTAAATGGTCATTTTGGGTTTTGCAGCTGCAGCCCGCTGCTCCCTCTGACCCAGAATCTGCTGACTAGAGCTGGATCTATCCAAACATCCCACTGCACTTCTTCATCATTACATTACTAATTATTCACCGCAGGTTTTAGGTGAAGACCAATctcacaacagcaacaaaacttTCCTATGTGGTATAATCTTCTTAACTAAAGGGCATGTGAAGAGTATATCAGGGCTCTTTGAAGGCTCAGTCTGGCTGGAACTGGATTGTTCCTGGAgctgtttgtttagaaactaggCTAAAGGCCTGCAAGACCTTGTGGGGAACACGGCACATCAGCCAAAAGTCAACATTGCCCTACTTTCTGAATCTGTTCCATGACATaccaatacaaatacataaacaaagacTGGAAGTGATAGAATGAAACTGGGTCGTTACAGAAGTAGACGACACAATGTATTgtttgattagttgattaatcatttgctctataaaatgtttaaatttactggTAATAACGTCCCCACTCCTAATTTTCAAGAGCCGAAGGTGACATtctcagatatttttttttgtctgacaaacagtcaaaaaaccAAAGACTCAATATACGACGATATAAAACAAAGACCCTGTTTACGcttggttttaaaatgcgtCTTGGTCAGATCAGAACACAAGTGGCCCCATTGTGATCTGATCACTCAAACCACTTGCTAAGGTGGTTCTGGGACGCATTTGACCAAATATTGTTTGTGGTGTAAACGCTAACATGTCCCCAACAAGGACGTAACAGGAAAATACGTCATCAATGCAGGACACGATGGTTGTTTTGGTGACAGAGCGCCAACGCTTAACGACTTTGGACCCTTTTTGCTCAGCTGGACACCTTGGAGACACATGATAGACACAGGTGTGAACAGCGATGTGTCTCGGCTGTCCACTTGGAACAAGCAaatgtttagagctgcaaccattagtcgatcgacaggaAGTTAAATCGGCAATTATtctgataatcgaataatcgcTTTTGTCGTTTtgtaagcaaaaatgccaaatattcagtGGTTGCAGCTTCTCTAACGTGAGCATTTGAaggtttttttgtgtcatatgtgactgtaaactgaatatctttggattttggatggTTGCTCggacaaaacaggacatttgaagacgttaCATTGagctttaagaaattataaaacaagactaaagaggtcaaaactccagcaaaaCTTGTAGTatatagaacaactttattgttagacCAACACGTTTCGGCACAtagtaatgtgttttatgatgaccctgatgaaggccacaagccaaaaCGTGTTGGTctacaataaagttgttctatatATTACAAGAGTTGCTGGAGTTTTAACCTCTTTagacttctttcccttctccgtgcaccttggaagttaagtgaagttgtgccagaaacccATTCAATGCATCTACAGAAATTATAAACAAGCatatttctctattttctgacattttatagacaaagtgattaattgagaaaattatcagaaaatgaatcgataatgaaaataattgttagttacagctgcacaaatgtttgtttgataaatgacttaaacaataaTCAGTTATAAAAATGGTTGTCTATGAGTTTTCTCATGATCGACTAATGGTTTCAGCACAACGATCTATTCAGAATCACacaactaaatgaaaaaaactctACGGATACATCTCAAGATTTGCAGATGTTTCGTTGTTCATATACCTGAAACTTCACCTGTATCGATAAATTGATGTATTAGCAAACTGATACAGATATCAGGAAGCTGAAACATATtaatcgatcaacagaaaataaccaGACATTATTTTGATTAGGTGTTTAATCATCCCAGTCATTTTATAAAGGATGGagtcacagtttttcaagtttgtcttaaaacaaccttcaggtgcccaaatgaacattgaaaccaGAGCCTggcaatatggacaaaatcaaatatcatgatatttttgaccaaatacctcgatatcGATATTGTGACAATactgtagggatgactattggtgctttcataaaatatttacacaatgagatttttgataaacaatcatcagtaatgtggttATAATGATTAAGTGGGTAAAAGTAAATGGAACAGCTAGAAGCAGTCTGGTAAGTTTAGAAAATTACATCAATTTACTGTAAAgtagcctttaaaaccaggaaaagacaacacttacaccatatcacgatattacgatatccaaatctaagacgatatctagtATCATACCATGATATcgatataatatcgatatattgcccagccctgattgaaataggtttttcttgccataatcattcctcctgttcatactggccattagaagatccacttgatatgactaactcagactactgtagcctcatataagcttcagatcaacttttaaatgcatttttacactaaatgactgtgtggacacattgtggattttggcctccatcacttacattggaaccacatttgaaggggatcttttaacagccagaatgaacagaaggaatgattacagcgagaaaaacctctttcactgttcatatgagcaCTTGACtgctgacttgaaaaattgtgaacctaaaatgtgtaattaatggATTATTTGAGACAATAATGGGCTCaatgatgataataatcattaattgcagccctgCATGAAGAGAAAAGTGTTTTGAACTCGTCTATATGTACGTTGCATGTGAATAGTGCAGCTGACACAAGTTACAAAACTAACATGAGCTTTTTAAGGTTCAACAGACGCTTGACAAACTGGATCTGCAGGCCAGAGCACAGCCAGCATCTGGAACACCAGTCAACACTGAAATCTCACCAGTTTTACAGCTTGTGCGTGggtaaaatgtcttaaattgtATGCACACGTGCCCTCtaacaagtaaataaacattatgtgTGGACACAGTGGCTACTTGTGTGAAGATCACCGACTAAACTGGTGTGAGAAGGGAGTTCAGACATGTCAGCCGGGAGCTCACAGACTGATGCAACTGACCGCTCAGCTACAGTCTGACTTCCGCAAACAGACACCGAGCTGCTGCCGTGTGGACACTCAGTCTGCAACCTGCAACacgaaaaaacacaaaacataccTTTACGAGACTCCTCAGCTGCCCAGCAGAGTAACCTGTCAGTACTCAAAATGTGCTCGTGTGGCATAGTAAAGAAATGTGCACGTGGCATGCAGTCCTCCAATCACGAGCTGGGGCAGCTCCCggtgaaaacaacaaacatttgcttctgtgtgtataaacaaaacacatgtatTAACGGAGAAATGAAACACATGTATGAACTGTAACTTATTGAAACGTCTGTGGGCAAGAACTGTCAAGAGAAGGAAACACGTAGAAGTTTAACCGGCCTACATGTGATACATTCACGGGCAGCTAAGAGCTAAACTGGTCCTCCatacttttttaaagaaaaactttatttatcatGACACATACCACggacaatgaaataaaaataaaatagagtaaaataaaataaaagtaaatgaataaaaaatactaaatgaaattaaattaaaattaaattaaattaaaataaaacaaaataaaatgaatacagtacaataaaatatattaaattaaaataaataaaataatctattCCCGTTTAATTTATGTCTGTACCCATTTCATCCTTTTGGACTCAAATTTTCTTATTAATCTGGGGGACTCATAAGGTCCCTATTACAGAGAGTATGTTCTTATTTTTGAATGTAGAGAGTGAAGAGAAATTGCTGTGTCTTTTGGGCAATATATCATATTCACAAAGCCtgatttcttcagtttcttctgaACAAAAACTTGTTTTATGTTGAACTTCAGACATAATTCTGTCTatctaaaaacaacaaaagctttaaaaacatctcATCTCTTGAGAAACATTGTGAACAACATTGCCAGATGATTTAATTTGGTTTGAGATATTCtcttttaattaatgtattatgttttgttgtttttttacattacagttttatttctgtttgtgttttcatgaacagtttatttcatttaattttcccCAATATTCCCTGTACTTAActctcttattattattattattattattattattattatcattattattattattatcatcattattttctttatgttgtgtgttctatgttattaatactgtagcactttgagttcactatgaatgaaaagtgcggtacaaattattattatttattactgtttgttttgtaattttactgtgttgttaataaatttgaaaaaaaaagtttcgtGCGTGACTGTGCGTCTGACGTCATCCCCCTTAGTAACCCTCGGCGGCGTCTCCAAGAGAGAAGGCAACAAGATGGTGAGTTTAATTTATCGTAATAATTAGCCATTAACTGTAAACATCACGCTCCAATTGTGCAAACACCAGCTTTAAGTGGCGCTGACTTGAGTTTATTTGGGGTTTAATGTTTCCTGCTGTCCGCAACTTgccgagaaaaaaaaaacattaaactgcaAAAGCTGCCTTGTTGCTTCGTTCAGTCATCAGCGGAGATTAGCTTAGCAAATTAGCTGTGTTTATCTCCTATTTACGTACCGTTAACCGGCCTTACTCTGAAACAAGCTGCCCTCAAGGTTCAGTAAAACCAAAGAAGATGATGTGAGTCGCTTCTAACGGGATCTGCTGTTGTCTTTAGTTTACTGGTGCTGTTAGGAGCTCATCGTGAGCAGTAGAAATGCACTCACACGGCCTGTTAGTGAGGAGCCAAGAGATGCATTTCTACAATAGCTGATGTGCAGTGCTCCCCCTGTCCTCCTGGAAAAAgcaacttgtttttttccattgctTGTTGCAGGGATTGCTGTCCATCCTGCGTAAGCTAAAGAGCACACCAGACCAGGAGGTTAGGATACTACTGCTGGGTCTGGACAACGGCGGGAAGACCACCCTGCTCAAACAGCTGGCATCTGAGGATATCAGCCACATCACCCCCACACAGGTATGCAGGAAAGGTTCATATGCACACCAAGTAAATGTACCTGTCTCTGGAGCGGGCTGATGTAATACAAAGAGGATGGGTGGCCTTAAAATTATCACATCATCTTCCcttgatgttttgtgttgtctCCAGGGTTTCAACATCAAGAGCGTCCAGTCTCAGGGTTTTAAACTGAATGTTTGGGACATTGGAGGCCAGAGGAAGATCAGGCCGTACTGGAGAAACTATTTTGAAAACACTGATGTGCTGGTGAGTGGAGTTTGGTTTGTTTACCAGGCAGTTTTAATCCATTCATCCTTGATGAAGTTTATCACACATGTGTACTAAGGACCCGCTGCCCTGGCTAACAAGGAAAACGTTCATTTTGTTTCAGATTTATGTCATCGACAGCGCTGACAGGAAGAGGTTTGAGGAAACAGGTCAGGTATGTACAGTCGCACATTAAAGCATATCCTGTAgaactgcaactaacaattattttaattatctatTCATCTGGTGCTTAGTCTCTTTTATTAATCAtctggtctttaaaatgtcagaaaacggtgaCAAATATTTGTGACATCTTCaaatcacttgttttgtctgattaacagtCGGACACATACAAACATTGAATTTACTTtcatataagacaaagaaaagaggaacatattcacatttgagaggatGAAACTGGTGGACTTTTGGTGTTTGTGCTTAAAGAATGACCTAAATGaacaattgattatcaaaattgtttcagacaattaatcaactaattgtttccaTTATAATATAGTTTTTTACTAGTTTTTATTAGGGTCCTTTTAAAGTCTGTTAGGGCAGGTTCAAATGAAGTTTCCTGAGCAAATTTCATATCAGATACGAGACTTTGAGAATTCTGATTGCTGAGCATTAAATTACAAGAGAAAGTTGACctaatggtgttttttttacatatctGACACCAAGTCCATTCAGTGCAAAGGCTTAATAATATATccagtgtgtgttgttatgttaagttattttagtttttgtttagtattgtacttttttagtattttatcaGGTCAAAACATGACACTTTTTAAAACGTTTGAAGTTACAATATGGgcagaaatatgtgtcactagaaactgaattttaatcatttatatttgaatctttttaacttgaataattgcattaaaaactgaatttgagTAGCAtcatttgaaattgaatttattagTTTGGAAATGAATTCCAATGAGCTTGAAACTGAACATAATattatgaatgtttttgatCCTCGAGTGCAGATTCACACTCCTTTTTGGCCAATCAGCACTTGTGTTATTGACAATTTCCTTCATTCTCATTGATCCATGGACTCGTAGTGATTGATGCACGTCGAAGAATGTTTCTTTCGATCATGGATGAGGCTGGGACTTGGCTGTCCCTCTCAAGCCAAAATGTTACCATGGCGATGGATCAGGCACACAACGCAAATCATAAATCTACAGTTTTTACAAAGAGCAGAGAAAACACTTCAGGCTTTCGAAATATCCAGTAAATATCCAGCTCCTATTGGTCGTCAATATTGTTGAGAGAAATAGTGGTTAGAGTACGTGAAAAGGAGTTCTGTGAATCTTCCTCAACGACCGACCCAACGACGTCTGTCTTGAATTGTGAGAACTGAATGTAGAAGTTTATAGAGTTGAATTCTCAGTGAGGATGAAATACAGTTTCACAgcaaattaattcaattttataatattacatttagtTTCAAGTTTAAATAATTCAGTtccaaactaataaataaaacttcaaATGATGCTACtcagattcattttttaatgcaatttttttaagttgagcaattcaaattcaaatataaatgatttaaattcaGTTTCTGGTGACACATATTTCTGCCCATTTCATAATTCCTGTCAAATCTTAAATTATCTGGCCAAGTCGGAATTATGTGAAGGATTATGACTGAGTCCAACTACGGCTCTGGTTTCTATTAACAGCATTAGAgcacttcttcttctgtgacagttttattgtctttatgtttaatagacagatgtgtgtgtgtgtgtgtgtgtgtgtgtgtgtgtgtgtgtgtgtgtgtgtgttttgtaggaGCTGGCTGAGCTGTTGGATGAAGAGAAGCTGAGCGGCGTTCCAGTGCTGATCTTTGCAAACAAGCAGGACCTGCTGACAGCCGCCCCGGCCTCTGAGATCGCCGAGGGTCTGAACCTGCACACCATCCGGGATCGCATGTGGCAGATCCAGTCCTGCTCTGCCCTCACCGGCGAGGGGATTCAGGTGAGCATACAACTCCagcttctccttttttttttttttttttactgtttcctgattCTCACCGTCCTGCTGTTTCTCTTCGCTTCCCTTTCAGGAGGGCATGAACTGGGTCTGCAAGAGTGTCAACTCCAAGAAAAAGTAGCTTCGCTTCTAGACTTCCACTACTCAGGAGGAACAGCTGCAGCACATACACTCATACAtgtacactgacacacatgcGCCCTCCTGAGCCTTAATACAACGGGATACACCTGTGAATGTACACACACTACTAATCCAACATGGACTTGGAGTTTTTAACCCTCTGCATTCCTGTATCGCTGATGTTTACTAATTTCCATACATCCTCCCATGTTTTCTTCTCCTACAAAAGAAGAGGGGGGGAACTTCAAAGGGAACCCATGCCAGGAAGTCAACCCCCCTCCGCCCTCCGCCCCAGTCTACCCACGTCACCGTCACCGTCCCAGCCAATCCCAGCCACCGTCCGCAGCCTGTCAGAACCTCAAACATCCCAGTTAAAACTGCTGTCTTTCATTGGAATTCCAGCATGTTCTTAAAACTCTTTCACACGCTGTCCTGGAAACcagccccctcctcctcctcctccttctcctcctcctcctcccatctccATCTTTTCTTCATCTCATTCTTACAGGTCgatatgtgttgtgttttttctttctttttttttttatcattccaCAATGGCTGTAAGCGCTTTTCCTGCTATGGCTCTGTTTGAAGTGAGGtatatttttgtaattgttttatttatggtgAAGTAGAGTGTAGAGTGCTTTCAAACAACAACTGgtgtagcgtgtgtgtgtgatgtcaagGATGTTGGAGAAACAGTCCGCTGTCTTCAAACTCTCCCCACTAAAGAATGATACTTGTACATGTTAATatgtataaaacaaatgaaatggtTAAGAggatctacatttttttttttttttggaccaaCTGTAAATAGCTCGGCCCTGTGTTCATATGTTACCTTATGCACATGTTATAGAGTATACGTTACCTTGCTGTACTTTGTAGTCTATAATGTTTGCATATGTAATATATGCTGGCAGATTTTTAACAGAGTTATATGTCCTGTATGTCCCAATGCATTTCTCTGTGCGACTCTCGGGTAGTGAGGGAATTTCACTCTTTAGGCATTTCCTTTTGATATTCTTGAATGTAATCTGTCCAGAATTGAAGGTACTGTATgtgaataaaaaagatgaaaaaagacagacaaatgtTTCAGGAAATCATCCgg
This sequence is a window from Thunnus albacares chromosome 20, fThuAlb1.1, whole genome shotgun sequence. Protein-coding genes within it:
- the arl3b gene encoding ADP-ribosylation factor-like protein 3, which translates into the protein MGLLSILRKLKSTPDQEVRILLLGLDNGGKTTLLKQLASEDISHITPTQGFNIKSVQSQGFKLNVWDIGGQRKIRPYWRNYFENTDVLIYVIDSADRKRFEETGQELAELLDEEKLSGVPVLIFANKQDLLTAAPASEIAEGLNLHTIRDRMWQIQSCSALTGEGIQEGMNWVCKSVNSKKK